The genomic DNA CAAATTCAGTTGATCAACCAATCCTGACGAACCAAGAAAAAATGGTCAAAGGCTCAGCTTGGATGACAGCTAGTAATATTATCTCCCGCATGTTAGGGGCGATTTACATCATCCCCTGGTACGCTTGGATGGGCGAGCACGGAAACGAAGCGAACAGTTTGTTTTCAATGGGGTATACGATTTATGCCTTATTCCTAATGATCTCTACCGCCGGAATTCCAGGTGCGATTGCCAAGCAGACCTCGCATTATAATTCATTGAACGAATATAAAATTAGTCGACAGCTTTTTTATCGTGCCTTACAACTAATGGGTGGCTTAGGTGTGGTTTTTGCTATTGTGATGTATTTGGCATCTCCGGCATTAGCAGCTTTGTCTGGCGGAGGTCCTGAATTAGTTCCAACAATGCGTTCATTAAGTTTAGCCGTTTTAGTTTTCCCAAGCATGAGTGTCATTCGCGGTTATTTCCAAGGAAATCAAGAAATGATGCCCTTTGCTTTATCACAAATTGTTGAACAAGTAGCACGAGTTTTTTACATGTTATTAACTGCTTTTATTATCATGAAAGTCTTTGAAGGTAATTACGTTACAGCGGTGACCCAAGCCACTTTTGCGGCATTTATTGGGATGCTCGCAAGTTTTGCGGTTTTAGGTTATTACATGTACAAACAAAAACCATTATTTGATTATTTAGAAGAACACAGCGCCAATGAACATGAAATTGCTCCAAAAGAGTTATTGATTGAAACTTTTAAAGAGGCGATTCCTTTTATCGTAGTTGGCTCAGGAGTGACTGTCTTTAAACTTGTCGATCAGTTTACTTTCTCAAACTTTATGCGTTTGTTTACGGATTATTCAGATACCCAATTA from Enterococcus faecalis includes the following:
- a CDS encoding polysaccharide biosynthesis protein gives rise to the protein MINQPNSVDQPILTNQEKMVKGSAWMTASNIISRMLGAIYIIPWYAWMGEHGNEANSLFSMGYTIYALFLMISTAGIPGAIAKQTSHYNSLNEYKISRQLFYRALQLMGGLGVVFAIVMYLASPALAALSGGGPELVPTMRSLSLAVLVFPSMSVIRGYFQGNQEMMPFALSQIVEQVARVFYMLLTAFIIMKVFEGNYVTAVTQATFAAFIGMLASFAVLGYYMYKQKPLFDYLEEHSANEHEIAPKELLIETFKEAIPFIVVGSGVTVFKLVDQFTFSNFMRLFTDYSDTQLRELFGIFNANPDKLTMIVVALATSISATGLPLITEAVTLKNHRELARLISNNLQLFVFVMLPATFGMIVLAQPLYTVFYMPDALGTSLLVQACYASLFLGLYMLVSNMLMGMYENRDAMRYLGIGLAVKLIVQFPAIRLFEVYGPLLATMIGFTVSCVLILRRIRQVTRFNYKLTLRRTLLMFCITVIMMIIALIFRQFLYLFLDPTRRFQAFIIVVIVAAAGGAFYGYSVLKIRLADRLLGKNAAKLRAKFNIK